Genomic window (Stenotrophomonas maltophilia):
CCCGCGCGGTTACGCATTCCTGCTGGCCGGCTACACCACCGCCTTCATCGGCTTCCCCGCAGTCACCTCGCCGGAAACCATCTTCGACACGGTGGTGGCGCGCAGCGAGGAGATCATCCTCGGCACGGTGGTGGCAGTGCTGTTTGCTTCGCTGCTGTTCCCGGCCTCGGTGCGGCCGATGCTGCGCGCACGCATCGGCACCTGGATGGAGGACGCCGCGCAGTGGTGCCGGCAGATTCTTGAACGTGGCCGCGCGCACGCGCCACGCAACCGGTTGGCTGCCGACCTGGTGCAGTTCGAGGCGCTGATCGAGTTCCTGCGCCGCGATGATCCACGCCATGCCGGTTCGGCGGTGTCGATGGAGCGCCTGCGCGAGCGCATGCTGCTGCTGTTGCCGGTGCTGTCGTCGATCGCCGACCGCCTGAGTGCGCTGCGCAGCGACGGCCAATCCCTGCCCGAAGGGCTGCCGGCACTGGTCGACGACATCCATGACTGGCTGGACGGACCCACCAATGCCAGCGAGTACGCCCGCCTGCGCGCGCGCATCAGTGCGCTGAAGCCGCAGGTGGACCGCGACCTGCAGCACCTGCAGCTGGCCAGCCTGCTGCTGCGCCTGGAAGAACTGGTGGACCTGTGGCAGGACTGCCGCACCCTGCAGCACGCCATCGACCACGGCACCGCGCCGCTGGACCGCGCGCACTACCGCATCCGCACCGAACGCGTGGCCGCCGACAAGCACGTCGACTACGGCATGGCGCTGTTCTCCGCGCTCAGTGCCGGCGTGGCGCTGATGAGCTACTGCGTGCTGTGGATCGCGCTGGGATGGGAAGGCGGCGGCAACGGCGCGATGATGGCCGCAGTGACCGCCGCGTTCTTCGCCGCGCAGGACGACCCGGCACCGAGCATGGTGTCGTTCCTGGTGTGGGCGATGGTCGCCTCGGTGGTGGCCGGCGTGTACCTGTTCGGCGTGTTCCCGGCCGTGCACGACTTTGGCCTGCTGGCACTGGTGCTGGCGGTGGCGTTCCTGCCGCTGGGGCTGATGCTGCACCACCCCAAGAGCGCGTTGTTCGCGCTGCCGCTGACAGTGAACCTGGCCGCGCTGCTGAGCTTGCAGAACACCTACAGCGCCAACATCCAGACGTTCCTCAACTCGTCCATCGCGATGTTCATCGGCATTGGCTTTGCGGTGGTGATGACCCGCCTGTTCCGTTCGGTGGGTGCCGAGTGGACCGCACGCCGGCTGGTGCGGCAAGGCTGGACCACGCTGGCCGAGGCCGCCGAAGGCCGTGGCCAGCAGGACCGCCAGCGCTTCGCCGCACGCATGCTCGACCTGCTGGGCCTGCTCGCACCGCGCCTGGCAGCGACGCCCGAGGGCAGCGACATCGCCTCGGTGGACATGCTCAACGAGGCGCGCATCGGCCTGAACATCCTGCAGCTGCGTCGCGCTCGGCTGGAACTGCCCGAGCGCAGCCGCGAAGCGGTCGAGCACATCCTGGAAGAGATCGGCGTGCACTACCGCCGGCAGATCGCTGCGCGCAAACCGATTGTGGCGGCCGAGGCGCTGCGCGAGCGGCTGGATACCTCGCTGGGCCGGGTCGGCAGTGTGGCCGCGTGCAAGGCCCGCGATGAAGCGCTGATGGGCCTGATCGGCCTGCGCTTCGCGCTGTTCCCGGAGGCCAAGGCACTGGCGCCGGGGTTGGCGATGAGTGCGGCGACGCAGCCGTAGCGCGATACCCTGTGCGTCCATAGACTCCGCGCAGGGGTCGGATCCTTCGCCCCCGGTGAAGGCTCTGACCCCCGCTCAGCACAGGAAGCTCCAATGAGTTACGACATGATGGTGTTCGAGGCCAGTGCGGCCCCGCGCGAGGCGGCGGCCTTCATCGCCTGGTTCGAGAAGCAGACGCAGTGGAACGAGCGCCACGAGTACGACGACCCGGCAGTCAGCAGCACGGCGCTGCAGGCGTGGTTCGCGGAAATGGCGCAGGACTTCCCGCCGTTGAACGGACCGCTGAGCAACGACGATGACGATCGTGCCGAGGTGACCGAGTACAGCATCGGTAGTCAGGTGATCTACGGCGCGTTCGCCTATTCGGTGGCCGAGCGCGCGCATGGCCGCGTGCAGGACCTGGCCGAGAAGCACGGCGTGGGCTTCTTTGATGTGAGCGCCGATGAAGCGGCGATCGTCTTCCCCGATGGCCTGGTCCTGATCGCGGAATGAACGTGGCGGCAGGGCTGCGCCCTGCACCTGCCGAATCAACGTCAACGTCAAAGCCCTGCAATCCGTGGGATGGCGGGGGTGGGTCCGGTTGCGGGGGACGCTGCAAGTACGTCCATGTAAGCTCGGTCGCCGCTTGCTCGTGTGCGCTGTCCTGCGCACACGGCAAGACCGGGGTTGGGCGTCCTGCCCAACCCGCCCGAGGCATGCCTCGGGCCCATGCGGCTCACGCCCCCTCAACCGGACCCACCCCGCCTTCGACAGTTTCCTGCGATCTGCCGGCACGGCGTTCTGCTCTGGTGGGTGTCGACCTTGGTCGACACGGTAGATCCACGGCATGCGTGGATGAACGTCGGAATGATCGAAGTACGCTGTTGTGGAGTCGAGCCATGCTCGACTGCTTCTGGCTGGCGATCAGGTGAAGGGGTCAGAGCCCGTTCCCGATGGGAACGGGATCCGACCCCCGTTCAGAACAACCTGCCCTGCACCGTAGGCTGTTCGATGCGCGCCGGTGCTTCGGCCACCGCTTCCACGCCCAGCCGCCAGGCCAGGCCACCCAACCGGCTGGCGTGGCGTTTCAACGCAGCCTGCAGCACATCGGCGCTGCCTGCCACATGCAGCATCTGGCGGGCGCGGGTCAGGCCGGTGTAGACCAGTTCGCGCGACAGCACGCGGCTGTCCTGGCGCGGCAGCTGCAACCACACTTCATCGAACTCAGAGCCCTGTGCCTTGTGCACGGTCATCGCAAAGGCGCTTTCGTGCGCAGGTAGCGCGGCCGGATGGAAGGCGCGCGGCTGGTCGACGCTGTCGCCAGGGAACCAGGCCACCATCGCACCACTGCCATCGCGCAGGCAGATGCCGATATCGCCGTTGAACAGGCGGTGCCGATAGCTGTTCTCGATGACCAGCAGCAGGCGACCCTGGAAGTAGCCCGGGGTGTTGCCGGCCAGCAGCTGTTCGATGCGGCTGTTGAGGCCGCGCGCACCCTGCGGGCCTTCGCGCAGCGCGGTCAGCACGCGCAGGCGCCCGGCCTGCTGCAGGGCGTGTACCGGGTCGGCGGCCTCAGCCAGTGCGCGCCAGTGGCCGAGCAGGTGCTCGCGCTGGCCACGCAGTGGATCGGCTTCGCCTTCGTGGAAATGCACGCCAGCCAATGCACCGCCGCGCAGCAGCTGCAATGCGACGGTGCTGTCGCCCTCGCGCACGGCATGCGCCAGCGGTGCCAGGTCCAGGGCATTGCTCTGCCGGTAACCCCGCTGCAACTGCACGCGGCGGCCAGCGAAGGCGCGTGGTGCCGCCTGCGGCTGCAGCGTGGCCGGCGCCAGCAGACCATGCAGCGCCTGCGCATCATCGGCGTGGGTGCCGATGCCATCACCGCTGGCACGCAGGATCGCGCTGAGCACATCACCGGCCTCGACCGAGGGCAACTGATCGGGATCGCCGAGCAGGATCAGCCGGGTGCCGCTGGCGATCGCGTCGACCAGCTTGGCCATCATCGGCAGATCGATCATCGAGGCCTCGTCGACCACCACCACGTCCACCGGCAGCGGATTGTCGGCGTGGTGGCGGAAGCGCGGTGAATCGGGGATCACCCCGAGCAGGCGATGCAGGGTGGTGCCGGTACTGGGCAGTGCCGCGCACAGCGCCGGGTCCAGTCCTTGTTCCTGCAGGCGTTGCACAGCCACGCGCAGGCTCTCGGCCATGCGCTCGGCGGCGCGCCCGGTGGGCGCGGCCAACGCTACCTCGGGCAGCGGCTGGCCAGCGTGCCGGGCCTGTGCGGCCAGCAGCAGCAACAGGCGCGCGATGGTGGTGGTCTTGCCGGTGCCGGGACCGCCGGTGACCAGCGCCAGCGGATGGCGCAGGGTCACGCCGGCAGCGCGTGCCTGGTGATCCTCGCTGCCCGATGCCTGCGGGAACAGCTGCGCGAACAACGGTGCCAACGCGGCCATATCCGGCGCCGGCAG
Coding sequences:
- the recD gene encoding exodeoxyribonuclease V subunit alpha → MSLLQELYRNGQLRTLDHALATSLQRLREDTPDSVAVAAALASLAVSQGHAGFDPAQPQRLLEGVSEWPAAKDWLAQLRASPWVATPEQADAIAEDAPLVLENGLLYLRRYREYERQLAAGLQRIGRHPLPAPDMAALAPLFAQLFPQASGSEDHQARAAGVTLRHPLALVTGGPGTGKTTTIARLLLLLAAQARHAGQPLPEVALAAPTGRAAERMAESLRVAVQRLQEQGLDPALCAALPSTGTTLHRLLGVIPDSPRFRHHADNPLPVDVVVVDEASMIDLPMMAKLVDAIASGTRLILLGDPDQLPSVEAGDVLSAILRASGDGIGTHADDAQALHGLLAPATLQPQAAPRAFAGRRVQLQRGYRQSNALDLAPLAHAVREGDSTVALQLLRGGALAGVHFHEGEADPLRGQREHLLGHWRALAEAADPVHALQQAGRLRVLTALREGPQGARGLNSRIEQLLAGNTPGYFQGRLLLVIENSYRHRLFNGDIGICLRDGSGAMVAWFPGDSVDQPRAFHPAALPAHESAFAMTVHKAQGSEFDEVWLQLPRQDSRVLSRELVYTGLTRARQMLHVAGSADVLQAALKRHASRLGGLAWRLGVEAVAEAPARIEQPTVQGRLF
- a CDS encoding FUSC family protein, translated to MNALTDRQAWLFSIKTYLAAVAALYIAMAGNLSRPYWAMGTVYIVSQPLLGPTRAKGVYRIVGTLVAGLATLLVLPALVETPLVLSAAMSIWLAGCLFMALLNRGPRGYAFLLAGYTTAFIGFPAVTSPETIFDTVVARSEEIILGTVVAVLFASLLFPASVRPMLRARIGTWMEDAAQWCRQILERGRAHAPRNRLAADLVQFEALIEFLRRDDPRHAGSAVSMERLRERMLLLLPVLSSIADRLSALRSDGQSLPEGLPALVDDIHDWLDGPTNASEYARLRARISALKPQVDRDLQHLQLASLLLRLEELVDLWQDCRTLQHAIDHGTAPLDRAHYRIRTERVAADKHVDYGMALFSALSAGVALMSYCVLWIALGWEGGGNGAMMAAVTAAFFAAQDDPAPSMVSFLVWAMVASVVAGVYLFGVFPAVHDFGLLALVLAVAFLPLGLMLHHPKSALFALPLTVNLAALLSLQNTYSANIQTFLNSSIAMFIGIGFAVVMTRLFRSVGAEWTARRLVRQGWTTLAEAAEGRGQQDRQRFAARMLDLLGLLAPRLAATPEGSDIASVDMLNEARIGLNILQLRRARLELPERSREAVEHILEEIGVHYRRQIAARKPIVAAEALRERLDTSLGRVGSVAACKARDEALMGLIGLRFALFPEAKALAPGLAMSAATQP